The following are encoded in a window of Platichthys flesus chromosome 19, fPlaFle2.1, whole genome shotgun sequence genomic DNA:
- the LOC133975312 gene encoding coiled-coil domain-containing protein 152-like encodes MEEFAQLEQTISQVSSRNQLLEVEQDDATRLVNFYQTKETSLTEERDSLLLTVNSLQQTLQEQCNLRVENQRLKRDVVDLKRQNERTVEDGEAEVQQLLGVMLTKEERHKRELEAVRQQSRREAELAQREGSSRVEAKDAEVKNLLEKKDLHLEEMKKRLKDQERERQSELLKLQMEFGAKLARVQSSAQWREQQQQHQQGSSLLPQSVFKRKLQFIQEEKNKEIGFLRQRIKELEESQRCSGDSRLKRRKI; translated from the exons ATGGAGGAGTTCGCTCAACTGGAGCAG ACGATCTCACAGGTCAGTAGCAGAAACCAGCTGCTGGAGGTCGAGCAGGACGACGCCACGCGACTCGTTAACTTCTACCAGACCAAAGAGACAAGTCTGACTGAAG agagagacagcctTCTTCTCACAGTGAACAGTTTGCAGCAGACTCTGCAGGAGCAGTGCAACCTcagag TGGAGAACCAGAGACTGAAGAGGGATGTGGTCGACCTGAAGCGACAGAACGAGAGAACAGTGGAG GATGGAGAGGCTGAGGTTCAGCAGCTGCTCGGTGTCATGCTCACGAAGGAGGAGAGACACAAGAGGGAGCTAGAGGctgtgaggcagcagagcaggagggaggcgGAGCTCGCTCAGAGGGAGGGTTCCAGTCGGG TTGAAGCCAAAGATGCTGAAGTGAAGAACCTTCTGGAGAAGAAGGATCTTCacctggaggagatgaagaagaggctgAAGGATCAGgagcgagagaggcagagcgagCTCCTCAAGTTACAGATGGAG ttTGGTGCGAAGTTAGCCAGAGTTCAGAGCTCCGCCCAGtggagggagcagcagcagcagcatcagcaagGCTCCAGCCTCCTTCCCCAGAGCGTCTTCAAGAGG AAGCTGCAGTTCATCcaagaggagaagaacaaggaGATTGGGTTCCTGCGTCAGAGAAtcaaagagctggaggagagccaGCGCTGCAGCGGCGACAGCCgcctgaagaggaggaagatctAG
- the ghrb gene encoding growth hormone receptor b isoform X2, which translates to MFGPQLHTMAPAAPLTVLVLCLHVFTAATQALPERRPHLTGCVSNNMETFRCRWNVGTFQNLSEPGALRLFYMNKKPSPDSPKDWRECPDYTTELPHECFFNKNHTTVWTLYSVQLHSADRAVLYDEKLFFVEDIVQPDPAVSLNWTLLNVSSTGTHYDIMLSWKPPESADVEMGWMRLQYEVQHRSVHSDLWKASELVKSTHRTLYGLQTNVNHTVRVRCKMLGGKDFGEFSDSVFVYIPSKVSRFPAMALLIFGTLCLLAILMIVVISQQEKLIFILLPPVPGPKIRGIDPELLKKGKLRELTSILGGPTDLRPELYNSDPWVEFIDLDMEEQSDRLTELDTDCLVERSLFSNCSPLSSGFRDDDSGRASCCDPDLPIDSDVSPFNPLVPNPTLGKEASEPSSPTAAEPPSREALYTQVTEVRPYGKVLLAPEEQTDLEQSTSKDSEIDSVVKKEKERNDFRLLLPDADNGGYTSELKAGKVSPMSDGDLSESRHLVPSPYYESNPSTTSPLPSPPVYTVVEGVDGQNSLLLTSNSTPLPQIIIPKPMPTPDGYLTPDLLGSVTP; encoded by the exons CGCTCCCCGAGAGACGCCCCCACCTCACCGGCTGCGTCTCCAACAACATGGAGACTTTCCGCTGCAGATGGAATGTCGGCACTTTCCAGAACCTCTCCGAGCCGGGAGCCCTGCGCTTATTCTACATGAACAAAAA ACCCTCCCCGGACTCCCCTAAAGACTGGCGCGAGTGTCCTGACTACACCACCGAGCTTCCCCACGAGTGCTTCTTCAACAAGAACCACACGACCGTCTGGACCCTGTACAGCGTCCAGCTCCACTCGGCCGACCGAGCCGTCCTCTACGACGAGAAGCTGTTCTTCGTTGAAGACATCG TTCAACCGGATCCAGCGGTCAGCCTGAACTGGACGCTGCTCAACGTGAGCTCCACCGGGACGCACTATGACATCATGCTGAGCTGGAAGCCTCCAGAGTCGGCGGACGTGGAGATGGGATGGATGAGACTTCAGTACGAGGTCCAGCACCGCAGCGTCCACTCCGACCTGTGGAAGGCG TCGGAACTCGTGAAGAGCACGCACCGCACCCTGTACGGGCTCCAGACCAACGTCAACCACACGGTTCGAGTCCGGTGCAAAATGCTCGGAGGGAAAGACTTCGGAGAGTTCAGCGACTCTGTATTTGTCTATATCCCATCAAAAG TGTCCAGATTCCCAGCCATGGCTTTGCTCATCTTTGGCACCTTGTGTCTACTGGCCATCCTGATGATAGTTGTCAtatcacagcaggaaaa GTTGATTTTTATTCTTCTGCCTCCTGTCCCTGGACCGAAGATCAGAGGAATTGATCCTGAGCTCCTGAAG AAAGGAAAGCTGAGGGAGCTGACGTCCATCCTGGGCGGTCCCACCGATCTGAGGCCGGAGCTGTACAACAGCGACCCCTGGGTGGAGTTCATCGACCTGGACATGGAGGAGCAGAGCGACCGACTCACGGAGCTGGACACGGATTGCCTCGTGGAGCGCTCCCTGTTCTCCAACTGCTCTCCGCTCTCCAGCGGCTTCAGGGACGACGACTCGGGCCGCGCCAGCTGCTGCGACCCGGATCTCCCCATCGACTCGGACGTGTCGCCGTTCAATCCTCTCGTCCCGAACCCAACCCTCGGGAAAGAAGCCTCGGAGCCGAGCAGCCCAACTGCTGCAGAGCCGCCGAGTCGGGAGGCTCTGTACACGCAGGTGACTGAGGTGAGGCCGTACGGCAAAGTGCTGCTGGCCCCCGAGGAGCAGACTGACCTGGAGCAATCTACGAGCAAAGACTCAGAGATAGACTCTGtggtgaagaaggagaaggaaaggaaCGATttccggctgctgctgccggatGCAGATAACGGCGGCTACACCTCCGAGCTGAAAGCCGGGAAAGTGAGCCCCATGTCCGATGGGGATCTGAGTGAGAGCCGCCACCTGGTGCCATCGCCTTACTACGAGTCAAACCCCAGCACCACGTCCCCGCTGCCCTCTCCTCCCGTCTACACCGTGGTCGAGGGCGTGGACGGACAGAACAGCCTCCTACTGACATCCAACTCCACACCTCTCCCACAGATTATCATCCCTAAGCCCATGCCCACCCCAGACGGCtacctgacccctgaccttttGGGAAGCGTCACGCCGTAG
- the nim1kb gene encoding serine/threonine-protein kinase NIM1: MHGGQYQVASPKFHHCQYSLTDSSFADSEDEEAEAPPPRTPLQKLTTDMCKDKKTIKELMIGRRVGFYKVRGEIGCGTFSRVKMAFHALTKDKVALKVLDKTRLDAQAQRLLSKEISSMEVLQHPNVVRLYEVVETPSRLYLVLEYAGGGDLHNKICNEGKCLDNTSKVIFAQILSAIKYMHDINIIHRDLKAENVLFTTSSCVKVADFGFSTRVSNRTDALDTFCGSPPYAAPELFRDESYLGPPVDVWAMGVLLFFMVTGTMPFRAETMGKLRRCIIDGAYTIPPWVAGPCQKLIRGILRPVPGDRYAVDQMMGCDWLLPVEFPWSLVRQKPVSSLQSLLGSEDGDLEEEEEEEIRSSLEELGFTSVHPRINRPTDSRSPVTGVYRILLHRAQKRRGCDCPPVVRGMVRDPKREGLGAYRGLRHTSKLCLLS, from the exons ATGCATGGAGGCCAGTACCAGGTGGCGAGCCCCAAGTTCCACCACTGTCAATACAGCCTGACAGACAGCTCCTTCGCTGActctgaggatgaggaggctgAGGCGCCGCCGCCACGCACCCCCCTGCAGAAGCTCACCACAGACATGTGCAAGGACAAGAAGACCATCAAGGAGCTGATGATTGGCCGCAGGGTGGGTTTCTACAAGGTCCGAGGGGAGATCGGGTGCGGGACCTTCTCCAGGGTCAAGATGGCGTTCCACGCTCTGACTAAAG ACAAAGTGGCCCTGAAGGTCCTGGATAAGACGAGGCTGGACGCTCAGGCCCAGCGGCTGCTCTCCAAGGAGATCAGCAGCATGGAGGTCCTGCAGCACCCCAACGTGGTGCGTCTGTACGAGGTGGTGGAGACGCCCAGCCGCCTCTACCTGGTGCTGGAGTACGCAGGAGGAGGCGACCTCCACAACAAGATCTGCAACGAGGGGAAATGTTTGGACAACACCAGCAAGGTCATCTTCGCCCAGATCCTCTCTGCTATCAAATACATG cacGACATCAACATCATCCACCGAGACCTGAAGGCAGAGAACGTTCTGTTCACCACCAGCAGCTGTGTGAAGGTGGCGGACTTTGGATTCAGCACGCGGGTTTCGAACCGCACCGACGCCCTGGACACCTTCTGTGGCTCTCCGCCCTACGCTGCCCCGGAGCTCTTCAGGGACGAGTCCTACCTGGGGCCTCCGGTGGATGTGTGGGCCATGGGGGTCCTGCTTTTCTTCATGGTGACCGGCACCATGCCGTTCCGTGCCGAAACCATGGGCAAGCTGCGGCGCTGCATCATCGACGGGGCCTACACCATCCCGCCCTGGGTGGCCGGTCCCTGCCAGAAACTCATCAGGGGCATCTTGAGGCCAGTCCCTGGCGACCGCTACGCCGTGGACCAGATGATGGGCTGCGATTGGCTGCTGCCTGTGGAGTTTCCCTGGTCGCTGGTGCGTCAGAAACCGGTGAGTTCCCTGCAGAGCCTGCTGGGCTCGGAGGACGgggacctggaggaggaagaggaggaggagatcaggagCTCGCTGGAGGAGCTCGGCTTTACCTCCGTGCATCCGAGGATCAATCGGCCCACAGACAGCCGCAGCCCCGTCACCGGGGTTTATCGAATCCTGCTGCACCGAGCACAGAAGCGCAGGGGCTGCGACTGCCCCCCCGTGGTACGAGGCATGGTGAGGGACCCGAAGAGAGAGGGGCTCGGGGCCTACAGGGGCCTCAGACACACCTCCAAGCTCTGCTTGCTTTCATAG
- the gadd45gb.1 gene encoding growth arrest and DNA-damage-inducible, gamma b, tandem duplicate 1 translates to MTLEEVLIQKTAERAQCTGQALEEVLVSAKDNQSLTVGVYECAKVMNLDPDSVSFCVLATDEQFECDIALQIHFTLIQSFCFDNDISIIRVSDVQRLAELVGDKAEQLEDAHCVLITNPAEGSWEDPALEKLHLFCEESRRLNDWVPEVSLPAR, encoded by the exons atgacTCTTGAGGAGGTTCTGATCCAGAAAACCGCCGAGCGTGCCCAGTGCACCGGCCAAGCCCTGGAGGAGGTCCTGGTGTCGGCCAAAGACAACCAGTCTCTCACCGTGGGTGTCTACGAGTGCGCCAAAGTTATGAATCT TGATCCGGACAGTGTGTCCTTCTGCGTCCTGGCCACGGACGAGCAGTTCGAGTGTGACATCGCTCTGCAGATCCACTTCACCCTCATCCAGTCCTTCTGCTTCGACAACGACATCAGCATCATCCGAGTGAGCGACGTGCAGCGTCTGGCTGAGCTCGTTGGAGACAAGGCGGAGCAGCTGGAAGACGCTCACTGCGTCCTCATCACG AACCCAGCTGAGGGCTCTTGGGAGGACCCTGCTCTGGAGAAGCTGCACCTGTTCTGTGAGGAGAGCCGCCGTCTGAACGACTGGGTCCCGGAGGTCAGCCTCCCCGCCCGCTGA